In the Sinorhizobium arboris LMG 14919 genome, one interval contains:
- a CDS encoding extracellular solute-binding protein, which translates to MPNFCKTMKPGLAASLLTAALLLLPPASNAGEQTVWHHATSSIGEPKYKDGFARFDYVNPDAPKGGELRLSENGTFDSFNPILAKGEVATGVSSLVFETLLKSAEDEITTSYGLLAEAVSYPDDISSATFRLRAEAKWADGKPVTPEDVVFSFDMVKEHNPLFSNYYRHVVSAEKTAEREVTFRFDEKNNHELPNILGQFPILPKHWWEGQDAKGNKRDISRTTLEPVMGSGPYKIASFQAGGSIRFELRDDYWAKDLNVNVGRYNFRTINYAFFGDRSVQFEAFRAGNVDFYQDNSASHWATAYDFPAMKDGRVIREEIENPLRATGIMQAFVPNMRREKFKDQRVREALNYAFDFEDLNRSLAHNAFQRVDSYFWGTELASSGLPEGREKEILEELKDTVPAAVFTTPYRNPVNGDPQKVRENLRTALALFKEAGYELKGSRLVNAKTGEPFSFEILLSNPSFERTVTPFVNSVRKIGIDARIRTVDDSQYTNRVRSFDYDMIYVVWAQTLVPGNEQSDYWGSASVDQPGSRNYAGIADPAIDELIRRIVFAPNREELVATTRALDRVLLAHHYVVPLFYSKALRVAYWKHLARPKELPYYGMDFPDAWWSKNAAAK; encoded by the coding sequence ATGCCAAACTTCTGCAAAACCATGAAGCCTGGCCTCGCGGCCTCGCTTCTGACAGCGGCGCTTCTGCTCCTTCCTCCTGCGTCGAATGCCGGGGAACAGACCGTCTGGCACCACGCTACATCGTCAATCGGAGAGCCCAAATACAAGGATGGCTTCGCCCGCTTCGATTACGTCAATCCGGATGCTCCAAAGGGCGGAGAGCTGCGGCTCTCGGAGAACGGGACGTTCGACTCGTTCAACCCGATCCTCGCCAAGGGTGAGGTGGCGACCGGCGTTTCTTCGCTGGTCTTCGAAACGCTCCTGAAATCCGCCGAGGACGAGATCACCACCTCCTACGGTCTGCTCGCAGAGGCCGTCTCGTATCCCGACGATATTTCCTCCGCCACTTTTCGCCTGCGCGCCGAAGCCAAGTGGGCGGACGGCAAGCCGGTGACGCCGGAGGACGTCGTTTTCTCCTTCGACATGGTGAAGGAACACAACCCGCTCTTTTCCAATTACTACCGTCATGTGGTGTCGGCCGAAAAGACAGCCGAGCGGGAGGTCACCTTCCGCTTCGACGAGAAGAATAACCACGAACTGCCGAACATTCTCGGCCAGTTCCCCATCCTGCCGAAGCACTGGTGGGAAGGACAGGACGCGAAGGGCAACAAGCGCGATATCAGCCGCACGACATTGGAACCGGTCATGGGCTCCGGCCCCTATAAGATCGCCTCGTTCCAGGCGGGCGGCTCGATCCGCTTCGAGCTGCGGGACGACTATTGGGCCAAGGATCTCAACGTGAATGTCGGCAGGTACAATTTCCGCACCATCAATTATGCGTTCTTTGGCGACAGGAGCGTGCAGTTCGAGGCCTTCCGTGCCGGCAATGTAGATTTCTATCAGGACAACAGCGCAAGCCACTGGGCCACGGCCTACGACTTTCCAGCCATGAAGGACGGCCGGGTGATCCGAGAGGAAATCGAGAACCCGCTGCGTGCTACCGGCATAATGCAAGCCTTCGTGCCCAATATGCGCCGCGAAAAATTCAAGGACCAGCGGGTGCGCGAAGCGTTGAACTACGCCTTCGACTTCGAGGATCTGAATCGCAGCCTTGCCCACAATGCGTTTCAACGCGTCGACAGTTATTTCTGGGGCACTGAACTCGCCTCCTCGGGTTTGCCCGAAGGGCGCGAGAAGGAAATCCTCGAGGAATTGAAGGACACGGTTCCTGCCGCCGTTTTCACCACGCCCTACAGGAACCCTGTCAACGGCGACCCGCAAAAGGTGCGCGAAAACTTGCGTACGGCGCTCGCACTCTTCAAGGAGGCGGGCTACGAACTCAAGGGCAGCCGATTGGTCAACGCGAAGACCGGCGAACCGTTCAGCTTCGAGATCCTTCTGTCCAATCCTTCCTTCGAGCGTACGGTGACGCCATTCGTGAACAGCGTGAGGAAGATCGGGATAGACGCCCGTATCCGCACCGTCGACGACTCGCAATACACCAATCGCGTCAGAAGTTTCGACTATGACATGATCTACGTCGTCTGGGCGCAAACGCTCGTGCCCGGCAACGAACAGAGCGACTATTGGGGTTCGGCCTCAGTCGACCAGCCGGGATCAAGGAACTATGCCGGCATCGCCGATCCGGCGATAGACGAGCTCATCCGGAGAATTGTCTTCGCGCCCAACCGCGAGGAGCTGGTCGCGACGACACGGGCGCTCGACCGCGTCCTTCTCGCCCACCACTACGTCGTGCCGCTCTTTTATTCGAAGGCCTTGCGCGTTGCCTACTGGAAGCACCTGGCCCGCCCGAAGGAGCTTCCCTATTACGGGATGGATTTCCCGGATGCGTGGTGGTCGAAAAACGCGGCTGCCAAATGA
- the mepA gene encoding penicillin-insensitive murein endopeptidase: MRFDTRAALRRCGSIVLALVTGLSLVSAEAAASDATPAKELFGAKALPMQAAPASFGFYSKGCLAGGVAIPTDGPTWQAMRLSRNRRWGHPAMIALIERFSHDAVEKIGWPGLLLGDISQPRGGPMLSGHASHQIGLDADIWLTPMPQRTLSYQERETISATSMLDKSKFLTVDPSIWTPSHARLIMLAASYPEVERVFVNPAIKKKLCDTWRGDRSALGKVRPIYGHDYHFHIRIRCPAGSKGCKDQAEVPAGDGCDKSLAWWFTDEPWAKPAQKPGVKPPKPKFATLSDLPKACALVLNGPAPASEQEATYGTAFRAPAAIPAAATSIEAVIDAAGEAPLANIPVPLPRPGLQ; this comes from the coding sequence ATGAGATTTGATACGCGTGCTGCGCTTCGGCGCTGCGGTTCGATCGTCCTGGCTCTCGTCACGGGGCTGAGCCTCGTTTCGGCGGAGGCGGCCGCGAGCGATGCCACGCCGGCCAAGGAACTCTTCGGCGCCAAAGCCTTGCCGATGCAGGCGGCGCCGGCCTCGTTCGGATTCTACTCCAAGGGCTGCCTCGCCGGTGGCGTCGCCATCCCCACCGACGGCCCGACATGGCAGGCGATGCGGCTCTCGCGAAACCGCCGCTGGGGGCATCCCGCGATGATCGCATTGATCGAGCGCTTCTCCCACGACGCGGTCGAGAAGATCGGCTGGCCGGGTCTTCTGCTGGGCGACATCTCGCAGCCGCGCGGCGGTCCGATGCTTTCGGGCCACGCTTCGCATCAGATAGGACTCGACGCCGACATCTGGCTGACGCCGATGCCGCAAAGAACGCTGAGCTACCAGGAGCGCGAGACGATTTCCGCGACGTCCATGCTCGACAAGAGCAAGTTCCTGACGGTCGATCCCTCCATCTGGACGCCCTCTCACGCCCGACTGATCATGCTGGCCGCGAGCTACCCGGAGGTCGAGCGGGTCTTCGTCAATCCGGCCATCAAGAAGAAGCTCTGCGACACCTGGAGAGGCGACCGCTCGGCGCTCGGCAAGGTTCGGCCGATCTATGGCCACGACTATCATTTTCATATCCGTATCAGATGCCCAGCAGGCTCCAAGGGCTGCAAGGACCAGGCCGAGGTTCCGGCGGGTGACGGCTGCGACAAGTCGCTCGCCTGGTGGTTCACGGACGAGCCTTGGGCAAAGCCGGCGCAGAAACCCGGCGTTAAGCCGCCGAAACCGAAATTCGCGACGCTTTCGGATCTGCCGAAGGCTTGCGCCCTGGTGCTGAACGGCCCCGCACCTGCTTCCGAACAGGAGGCGACCTACGGCACTGCCTTTCGGGCGCCTGCCGCGATTCCGGCTGCCGCTACCAGCATAGAAGCGGTGATCGATGCGGCAGGCGAAGCGCCGCTCGCAAACATTCCCGTGCCCTTACCCCGGCCGGGCTTGCAGTAG
- a CDS encoding methylglyoxal synthase — protein MADRKCLALIAHDQKKDDLAAFAKANEAVLSNWKIVATGTTGGRVLDVCPGLDIVRLKSGPLGGDQQIGALIATGDVDCLIFFVDPLTAMPHDVDVKALMRLAIVYDIPMALNRATAEQLIDFRRN, from the coding sequence ATGGCAGATCGGAAATGTCTGGCCCTGATCGCCCACGATCAGAAGAAGGATGACCTCGCGGCCTTTGCCAAGGCCAACGAGGCGGTTCTGTCCAATTGGAAGATCGTCGCCACCGGGACGACCGGCGGCCGCGTTCTCGACGTCTGCCCGGGGCTCGATATCGTGAGGCTGAAGAGCGGTCCGCTCGGCGGCGATCAGCAGATCGGCGCACTGATCGCCACGGGGGACGTGGATTGCCTGATCTTCTTCGTCGATCCGCTGACGGCGATGCCGCACGATGTCGACGTCAAGGCGCTGATGCGACTCGCGATCGTCTACGACATCCCGATGGCGCTCAACCGCGCGACAGCCGAGCAGTTGATCGACTTCAGGCGCAACTGA
- a CDS encoding glucokinase: MPNASDHSFSFPILIGDIGGTNARFALLTDAYGEPKQLAPIRTGDFATIEEAMQKCILDKTSVQPRSAILAVAGPIKGDEIPLTNADWVIRPKDMLASLGLEDVLIINDFEAQALAVAAPADQDVVPIGGGAVRPFSSRVVLGPGTGLGVAGLVYAQHTWIPVPGEGGHVDIGPRTERDFRIWPFLEPIEGRMAGEQILCGRGIMNLYHAVCAANGEEPVLADQAAVTTSALSGADAAAVETVSLFATYLGRVAGDMALVFMARGGVFLAGGISQKILPALMKPEFRSAFEDKAPHTSLMRTIPTFAVIHPMAALSGLAAFARTPRDFGVAMEGRRWRR; encoded by the coding sequence ATGCCCAATGCGAGTGACCACAGCTTTTCCTTTCCGATCCTGATCGGCGACATCGGCGGCACCAACGCCCGCTTCGCATTGCTCACCGATGCCTATGGCGAGCCGAAGCAGCTTGCACCGATAAGGACGGGCGATTTCGCGACGATCGAGGAGGCGATGCAGAAATGCATTCTCGACAAGACCTCGGTCCAGCCGCGCTCCGCGATCCTTGCCGTGGCCGGGCCGATCAAGGGCGACGAGATACCGCTGACGAATGCCGACTGGGTGATTCGTCCGAAGGACATGCTGGCGAGCCTCGGGCTCGAGGACGTGCTTATCATCAACGATTTCGAGGCCCAGGCGCTTGCGGTCGCCGCGCCGGCCGACCAGGATGTCGTTCCGATCGGCGGCGGCGCCGTCCGGCCCTTCAGCTCGCGCGTCGTGCTCGGCCCGGGAACCGGTCTGGGCGTTGCCGGACTGGTCTATGCGCAGCACACCTGGATACCCGTGCCCGGCGAGGGCGGTCATGTCGACATAGGTCCCCGTACGGAGCGCGACTTCCGGATCTGGCCTTTTCTCGAGCCGATCGAGGGGCGCATGGCTGGAGAGCAGATCCTGTGCGGACGCGGCATCATGAATCTCTATCATGCGGTTTGCGCCGCCAACGGCGAGGAGCCGGTCCTTGCGGATCAGGCGGCCGTGACGACGAGCGCCCTGTCCGGCGCCGATGCGGCGGCGGTCGAAACCGTGTCGCTCTTTGCGACCTATCTCGGGCGCGTCGCCGGCGATATGGCCCTGGTCTTCATGGCGCGCGGCGGCGTATTCCTGGCGGGCGGCATTTCGCAGAAGATCCTGCCCGCACTGATGAAGCCCGAATTCCGCTCGGCATTCGAGGACAAGGCGCCGCATACGTCGCTGATGCGGACGATCCCGACCTTTGCCGTCATTCATCCGATGGCGGCGCTTTCCGGTCTCGCAGCCTTTGCCCGCACGCCGAGGGACTTCGGTGTTGCAATGGAGGGACGGCGCTGGAGAAGGTGA
- a CDS encoding ABC transporter ATP-binding protein produces MNAKDRNKRAVDSETITGILRRVIAENGRDHIRGYAFAIACLVVVAATTGFTAWIMEAVVNEAFANRRADIVLLICGAIFAAFVLRGLATYGQAVALSKIGNSIVASYQRRLYAHLMALSVGYFHEHRSAQLAAKVSQNVSGIRDVLNMTVTSIARDLLTLIGLVAVMFSKDWLLSLIVFFVAPPLLLGLRYISRRLRLATREAVEVNSRVLGAMQETIQGITIVKAFTMENELRRKVEAIIDRAENRANRIARLSERTAPMTETFAGLAISSVLAYAAFRTIYHNVPPGAFFAFVTALLMAYDPARRLARLQVSLERAAVNARMIYEILDTVPHQRDRPGATELTFSEATVELRDVRFAYGNGEEILKGVSFRAEGGKTTALVGPSGAGKSTIISLIPRFYDPRSGEILIDGQNIAGVTKQSLRAGLAYVSQQPYLFEGSIRDNIRYGRPDATDAEIEEAARLAYAHDFILAQPQGYDTPVGEHGVTLSGGQRQRLSIARALVRNAPVLLLDEATSALDTESEAAVQKALDQAMSGRTVIVIAHRLSTVVNADKIVVMKDGMVVEEGTHEELARRPDGLYARLHNLQGGGADTLAEAQIL; encoded by the coding sequence TTGAACGCCAAGGATAGAAACAAGCGCGCAGTCGATTCCGAAACGATCACGGGGATCCTCAGGCGCGTCATCGCCGAAAACGGCCGCGACCACATCCGGGGCTATGCTTTTGCAATCGCATGTCTCGTCGTGGTGGCCGCGACGACCGGCTTCACCGCCTGGATCATGGAGGCGGTCGTCAACGAGGCTTTCGCCAACAGGCGCGCGGATATCGTGCTCCTGATCTGCGGTGCGATCTTCGCCGCCTTCGTCCTCAGGGGGCTTGCGACCTACGGGCAGGCAGTCGCTCTTTCCAAGATCGGCAACAGCATCGTCGCCAGCTACCAGCGCCGCCTGTACGCGCATCTGATGGCGCTCAGCGTCGGCTATTTCCACGAGCACCGCTCCGCTCAGCTCGCCGCCAAGGTCAGCCAGAACGTCAGCGGCATTCGCGACGTGCTCAACATGACGGTCACCTCGATTGCCCGCGACCTTCTGACACTGATCGGCCTGGTCGCGGTCATGTTCAGCAAGGACTGGCTCCTGTCGCTGATCGTTTTCTTCGTTGCGCCGCCGTTGCTCCTCGGACTTCGCTACATTTCCAGGCGCCTGCGCCTGGCGACGCGCGAGGCCGTCGAGGTCAACAGCCGGGTTCTCGGCGCCATGCAGGAGACCATCCAGGGCATCACCATCGTCAAGGCCTTCACGATGGAGAACGAGCTGCGGCGCAAGGTCGAGGCGATCATCGATCGCGCCGAGAACCGCGCCAACCGCATCGCGCGGCTGAGCGAGCGAACCGCGCCGATGACCGAGACCTTCGCCGGACTGGCGATCTCAAGCGTCCTCGCCTATGCCGCCTTCCGCACGATCTATCACAACGTGCCGCCCGGAGCGTTCTTCGCCTTCGTCACCGCCCTGCTCATGGCCTATGATCCGGCCCGGCGTCTCGCGCGCCTGCAGGTCTCGCTGGAACGCGCCGCCGTCAACGCACGGATGATTTACGAAATACTCGATACGGTGCCGCATCAGCGCGACCGGCCGGGCGCAACGGAGCTGACCTTCAGCGAAGCGACCGTCGAGTTGCGCGACGTTCGCTTCGCCTACGGCAATGGTGAGGAAATCCTCAAAGGGGTCAGCTTCCGGGCGGAGGGCGGCAAGACCACGGCGCTCGTCGGCCCGTCCGGCGCCGGCAAGTCGACCATCATCAGCCTCATTCCGCGATTCTACGATCCGCGGTCCGGCGAGATCCTGATCGACGGCCAGAATATCGCCGGCGTCACCAAGCAGTCGCTTCGTGCCGGCCTCGCCTATGTCTCGCAGCAGCCCTATCTCTTCGAAGGTTCGATCCGCGACAACATCCGTTACGGCCGTCCCGATGCGACCGATGCCGAGATCGAGGAGGCGGCGCGGCTTGCCTACGCCCATGATTTCATCCTGGCGCAGCCGCAGGGCTATGACACGCCCGTCGGCGAGCATGGCGTGACGCTGTCCGGCGGCCAGCGTCAGCGCCTGTCGATTGCGCGCGCACTCGTCCGCAACGCGCCCGTCCTGCTTCTGGACGAGGCGACATCGGCGCTCGACACGGAGTCGGAAGCGGCCGTCCAGAAGGCGCTGGACCAGGCGATGAGCGGCCGCACCGTCATCGTCATCGCCCACCGGCTCTCCACCGTCGTCAATGCGGACAAAATCGTCGTCATGAAGGATGGCATGGTCGTCGAAGAGGGCACCCACGAGGAGCTTGCGCGCCGTCCGGACGGTCTTTACGCTCGCCTCCACAATCTTCAGGGCGGCGGAGCGGATACGCTCGCCGAGGCCCAAATCCTGTAG
- the dapB gene encoding 4-hydroxy-tetrahydrodipicolinate reductase has protein sequence MSETDMKLVVVGAAGRMGQTLIRIVHETAGVCLHAAIERPGSPFIGRDAGELAGVGSMGVAITDKPLEAFVEAEGVLDFTAPAATVEFAGLAAQARIVHVIGTTGCSADDEAKIRAAARHARVVKSGNMSLGVNLLGVLTEKAARALPAQGWDIEILEMHHKHKVDAPSGTALLLGEAAAKGRGIELADHSVRVRDGHTGARPEAAIGFATLRGGSVIGEHSVMIAGEGEMVTLSHSATDRSIFARGAVAAALWGRSQKPGFYSMLDVLGLD, from the coding sequence ATGAGCGAAACGGACATGAAGCTCGTGGTGGTCGGCGCGGCCGGCCGTATGGGCCAGACGCTGATCCGGATCGTGCACGAGACGGCCGGTGTGTGCCTTCATGCCGCGATCGAGCGGCCCGGATCGCCCTTCATCGGCCGCGATGCCGGCGAGCTCGCCGGTGTCGGCTCGATGGGGGTCGCCATCACCGACAAGCCGCTCGAAGCTTTTGTCGAAGCCGAGGGCGTGCTGGATTTCACGGCGCCCGCCGCCACTGTGGAGTTCGCAGGTCTTGCGGCGCAGGCGCGCATCGTCCACGTCATCGGCACGACCGGATGCTCGGCGGACGACGAGGCGAAGATCCGTGCCGCCGCCCGACACGCTCGCGTCGTCAAATCAGGCAATATGAGCCTCGGCGTCAACCTGCTCGGCGTGCTCACCGAAAAGGCCGCGCGCGCGCTACCGGCTCAGGGATGGGACATCGAGATCCTCGAAATGCACCACAAGCACAAGGTCGACGCGCCCTCCGGCACGGCGCTGCTCCTTGGTGAAGCGGCGGCGAAGGGGCGCGGCATCGAGCTTGCGGACCACTCCGTGCGGGTACGCGACGGCCATACCGGCGCACGGCCCGAAGCGGCGATCGGCTTTGCGACGCTCCGCGGCGGCTCGGTCATCGGCGAGCATTCGGTGATGATTGCGGGAGAGGGCGAAATGGTCACCCTTTCGCACAGCGCCACGGATCGTTCGATCTTCGCTCGCGGGGCTGTCGCGGCAGCGCTCTGGGGTCGGAGTCAGAAGCCAGGCTTTTATTCCATGCTCGACGTTCTCGGGCTCGACTGA
- a CDS encoding 2,3-bisphosphoglycerate-dependent phosphoglycerate mutase, with product MSGTLVLVRHGQSDWNLKNLFTGWRDPDLTELGIEEAKAGGKALADYGIKFDVAFTSVLVRAQRTCQLVLDAVGQSSLETIRDQALNERDYGDLSGLNKDDARAKWGEEQVHIWRRSYDVPPPGGESLRDTGARVWPYYLTDILPRVLSGEKVLVAAHGNSLRSLVMVLDKLTKEEILKLNLATGVPMVYKLNADSTVASKEVLGDMSGAH from the coding sequence ATGAGCGGCACTCTCGTCCTTGTCCGGCACGGCCAGAGCGACTGGAACCTGAAGAACCTCTTCACCGGCTGGCGCGATCCCGACCTTACGGAGCTCGGCATCGAGGAGGCAAAGGCCGGCGGCAAGGCGCTCGCCGATTACGGCATCAAGTTCGACGTCGCCTTCACCTCCGTCCTCGTCCGGGCCCAGCGTACCTGCCAGCTCGTGCTTGATGCCGTCGGCCAGTCGTCGCTCGAAACGATCCGCGACCAGGCCCTGAACGAGCGCGACTACGGCGATCTCTCCGGTCTCAACAAGGACGATGCGCGGGCGAAATGGGGCGAGGAGCAGGTCCATATCTGGCGGCGCTCCTACGACGTGCCGCCGCCCGGAGGCGAGAGCCTGCGCGACACCGGCGCGCGCGTCTGGCCCTATTATCTGACCGACATCCTGCCGCGCGTGCTTTCGGGCGAGAAGGTGCTCGTCGCCGCCCACGGCAACTCGCTGCGCTCCCTCGTGATGGTGTTGGACAAGCTGACCAAGGAAGAGATCCTCAAGCTCAATCTCGCGACCGGAGTGCCGATGGTCTACAAGCTGAACGCGGATTCGACCGTCGCTTCGAAGGAAGTGCTCGGGGATATGTCCGGGGCGCATTGA
- a CDS encoding methylated-DNA--[protein]-cysteine S-methyltransferase, whose protein sequence is MNVVTSIPTDITPEGTDYDTVRRVIAMLTEDYREQPSLESLARRLGQSPTQLQKVFTRWAGLSPKAFLQAITLDHAKRLLRQEDMPLLETSIEVGLSGPGRLHDLFVTHEAMSPGEWKARGAGLTIRYGFHPSPFGTALVMVTDRGLAGLAFADSGEERASFEDMATRWPNAAYVEDSAATARYAARIFDPDRWCAEEPLRIFLIGSDFQVRVWQTLLKIPFGKATTYSKIAKDLGQPTASRAVGAAVGRNPISFVVPCHRALGKTGDLTGYHWGLTRKRAILGWEAGKA, encoded by the coding sequence ATGAACGTCGTTACATCCATTCCCACCGACATCACCCCGGAAGGCACCGACTACGACACGGTCAGGCGCGTGATCGCGATGCTGACCGAAGATTATCGCGAGCAGCCGTCGCTCGAGTCGCTTGCCCGGCGCCTCGGCCAATCGCCGACGCAGCTTCAGAAGGTCTTCACCCGTTGGGCGGGGCTTTCGCCCAAGGCCTTCCTGCAGGCGATCACTCTCGACCACGCCAAGCGGCTGCTGCGCCAGGAGGACATGCCGTTGCTCGAGACCAGCATCGAGGTCGGCCTGTCGGGGCCGGGCCGGCTGCACGATCTCTTTGTCACGCATGAAGCGATGTCGCCCGGCGAATGGAAGGCGCGCGGCGCGGGTCTCACCATCCGCTACGGCTTTCACCCCTCGCCCTTCGGCACGGCCCTTGTGATGGTGACCGACCGCGGCCTGGCCGGCCTCGCCTTCGCCGATTCGGGCGAGGAGCGGGCGAGCTTCGAAGACATGGCCACCAGATGGCCGAACGCCGCCTATGTCGAGGACAGCGCGGCGACGGCGCGCTATGCGGCGCGCATTTTCGATCCCGACCGCTGGTGCGCGGAAGAGCCGCTGAGGATTTTCCTGATCGGCTCGGACTTTCAGGTCCGCGTATGGCAGACGCTTCTGAAAATCCCGTTCGGCAAGGCCACGACCTACTCGAAGATCGCCAAAGACCTCGGCCAGCCGACGGCCTCGCGTGCCGTCGGCGCGGCGGTCGGGCGCAATCCGATCTCCTTCGTCGTGCCCTGCCACCGCGCACTCGGCAAGACCGGCGATCTCACCGGTTATCACTGGGGCCTGACGCGCAAGCGCGCGATTCTCGGCTGGGAGGCGGGGAAAGCTTGA
- a CDS encoding DUF2244 domain-containing protein: MIKGNAAPTINDEPIFAAELTPYRSLGHRGFKIFLMIAGIMSLMHIIVFLVIGAWPIVFFFGLDFILLFGAFWLNYHAGRAREEVSVSRTDVSVRKFAPSGKVIEHRFNTFWARFSIKRRQEIGIVSMKISGGGRQTEIGSFLNRDDRETFAVAFARALATARSR, from the coding sequence ATGATCAAAGGCAACGCTGCGCCAACCATCAATGACGAGCCGATCTTTGCGGCCGAACTCACCCCCTACCGCTCGCTGGGACACAGGGGCTTCAAGATTTTCCTGATGATCGCCGGCATCATGAGCCTGATGCACATCATCGTGTTTCTGGTCATCGGCGCCTGGCCGATCGTGTTTTTCTTCGGCCTCGATTTCATCCTGCTGTTCGGTGCCTTCTGGCTCAACTACCACGCGGGGCGGGCCCGCGAGGAAGTCAGCGTCTCGCGCACCGACGTGTCGGTCAGGAAGTTCGCGCCGTCGGGAAAGGTGATCGAACACCGCTTCAACACCTTCTGGGCACGTTTCAGCATCAAGCGTCGTCAGGAGATCGGCATCGTCTCGATGAAGATCAGTGGCGGCGGCCGGCAGACCGAGATCGGCTCCTTCCTCAACCGCGACGACCGCGAGACCTTCGCCGTCGCCTTTGCCCGGGCGCTGGCGACCGCCAGGTCGCGTTGA
- the nth gene encoding endonuclease III, whose translation MKNVKLKSPPHEPKPAKATTRRTGGRAGPRSAYRPAEVEEIFRRFAVQRPEPKGELEHVNPFTLVVAVALSAQATDSGVNKATRQLFAVADTPEKMLALGEERVRDYIKTIGLYRNKAKNVIALSEKLIADFGGEVPRTREELVTLPGVGRKTANVVLSMAFGQPTIAVDTHIFRIANRIRLAPGKTPDEVEAHLLRVIPKHYLFHAHHWLILHGRYVCKARRPECERCVIADLCRSPEKTCDVPAPLVELPPQMVPAAG comes from the coding sequence ATGAAAAACGTGAAACTCAAATCGCCACCACACGAGCCGAAGCCGGCAAAAGCGACAACGCGCCGCACGGGAGGCCGTGCGGGACCGCGCAGCGCATACCGCCCCGCGGAAGTGGAGGAAATCTTCCGCCGCTTTGCGGTTCAGCGTCCGGAGCCGAAGGGCGAGCTCGAGCACGTCAATCCGTTCACGCTCGTCGTGGCGGTGGCACTCTCGGCGCAGGCGACGGATTCCGGCGTCAACAAGGCGACCAGGCAGCTCTTCGCCGTCGCCGATACGCCCGAAAAGATGCTGGCGCTCGGTGAGGAACGGGTTCGCGACTATATCAAGACGATCGGCCTCTATCGCAACAAGGCCAAAAACGTCATCGCGCTCTCCGAAAAGCTGATCGCCGACTTCGGCGGCGAGGTGCCGCGCACGCGCGAGGAGCTCGTGACGCTGCCCGGCGTCGGGCGAAAGACCGCGAACGTCGTGCTCTCGATGGCTTTCGGTCAGCCGACGATTGCCGTCGACACCCACATCTTCCGCATCGCCAACCGCATTCGGCTCGCGCCCGGCAAAACGCCGGACGAGGTGGAGGCTCACCTCCTGCGCGTTATCCCCAAGCACTATCTGTTCCATGCCCATCACTGGCTGATCCTGCATGGGCGCTACGTGTGCAAGGCGCGGCGGCCGGAATGCGAGCGCTGCGTCATTGCCGACCTCTGCAGATCGCCGGAAAAGACCTGCGACGTCCCGGCGCCGCTCGTCGAATTGCCGCCGCAGATGGTTCCCGCCGCCGGCTAA